In Pedobacter heparinus DSM 2366, the following are encoded in one genomic region:
- a CDS encoding FecR family protein has protein sequence MEEKKAQTLLRKYLAGDCTEAEKALLESWYLQRELNDFPDLGTKERLQDKQQLFAMLEKTHHPKKHNLYWLKLTAAAALAAVIFGLWFYTSQQTTINSNARAVNKNDIAPGGNKAVLTLANGEVIDLSSDKNGIVIQAGQLAYSDGTEIKTNGSNASEEPAQLNTIATPVGGQYQVILQDGTKVWLNAASSLRYPSRFNSKERNVEISGEAYFDVTHDEKRPFKVRSKGQQVEVLGTAFNIMAYDNEDMVKTTLLRGAVRVAGLGPLKTKIVTLLPGQQSLLTTQQISVNNNPDLEEVVSWKNGYFKFNEDIKNIMNKIARWYNIEVVYRPGVDLSQTFSGEVSKSRNVSVLLKVMELTGNVHFKIEERRIIVMP, from the coding sequence ATGGAAGAGAAAAAGGCACAGACACTGTTAAGAAAATACCTGGCCGGTGATTGTACAGAAGCCGAAAAAGCATTGCTGGAATCCTGGTACCTGCAACGGGAGCTAAATGATTTTCCTGATCTGGGTACAAAAGAGCGCCTGCAGGATAAGCAGCAACTTTTTGCTATGCTCGAAAAAACGCATCATCCTAAAAAGCATAACCTGTACTGGCTTAAACTGACCGCTGCCGCTGCCCTTGCTGCTGTTATTTTCGGTTTGTGGTTCTATACCTCACAGCAAACAACCATAAATTCCAATGCCCGGGCCGTAAATAAAAATGATATTGCCCCAGGTGGCAACAAAGCGGTGCTTACCCTGGCCAATGGCGAGGTAATTGACCTGAGCAGTGACAAAAACGGCATTGTTATCCAGGCCGGCCAGCTGGCTTATAGCGATGGAACTGAAATTAAGACCAATGGTTCAAACGCTTCAGAAGAACCTGCACAGCTCAATACCATTGCTACTCCTGTAGGCGGACAGTACCAGGTTATTTTGCAGGACGGCACAAAAGTTTGGCTAAATGCAGCTTCATCCCTTCGTTACCCCAGCCGTTTTAACAGCAAAGAACGTAATGTAGAGATCAGCGGGGAAGCATATTTCGATGTAACACATGATGAGAAAAGACCTTTTAAAGTGCGTAGCAAAGGACAGCAGGTAGAAGTATTGGGTACGGCTTTTAACATTATGGCCTACGATAATGAGGATATGGTTAAGACCACCCTATTGAGGGGTGCTGTACGGGTAGCTGGGTTAGGCCCGCTAAAAACTAAAATTGTGACGCTCCTGCCTGGCCAGCAATCACTTTTAACAACACAACAGATCAGCGTGAACAACAATCCGGATCTGGAAGAGGTGGTTTCCTGGAAAAATGGCTATTTCAAGTTTAATGAAGACATTAAGAATATCATGAATAAAATTGCCCGCTGGTATAATATTGAGGTGGTTTACCGCCCGGGTGTAGATCTTAGCCAGACCTTTTCGGGTGAGGTTTCCAAATCAAGAAATGTTTCGGTACTCCTGAAAGTTATGGAGCTGACCGGTAATGTGCATTTTAAAATAGAAGAAAGGAGGATCATCGTTATGCCCTGA
- a CDS encoding SusC/RagA family TonB-linked outer membrane protein, which translates to MIFYLNVKRGGNHSIKRKLIMRINLSIFFILLAMIQVSAREVFAQKITLDRTNSSLNQLIKDIRSQSGYDFFYNNAVIVKARPVSIHVKNVSLDEALQKCFANQSLTYRITDKMVVIMEKENHEAAPAVQQSVTGKVVDSLGMPLPGATIRVKGSSRVTLTDAKGVFVLKDIADNALLEISYLGFVSREIKASPNMGNIVLRASQSGLNEIVVTAMGISREKKALGYAVQDVKSEELTTRPTNALSAISGKVAGLQVISSGGNMGGSTRVLLRGINSIMGNNQPLYVIDGTPIDNSDINTTSTIDGSAGKDVGNLIQDLNPDDIENISVLKGPSAAAIYGSRAANGVILVTTKKGSKKEKFDITLNTGVDLENVVRLPARQHLYGQGYATTFAKATIAGKEYNIVDYASDESWGPKLDGTPVLHWYNLDPEYPADYLNPQPWVYPEHDVNYFFRTGIANTNNIAISGASDKTTYRLSYTNKNVRGTVPNSSLGRNAVNFSGSTQLGIVNVFSNLNYIKNTSLGRPWTGASNRNIMLEAFQWGGVQVDYKKLSEYKRPSDGTPRAWNRSSYLNTPAGKATRFIDNPYWSAYESYLEENRDRLYGNIGFTVDANNWLKLTGKVHADIYTFEYQDRIAVYSRSQSQYQEYNNHFNEFNYEFLATAKKNWDDFSLSGNVGGNIRDQKRRVIDGLTQGGLIVPLFYNLKNAPNVLNNNNFYHRQVYSLYGSFSAGWKGMLYLDGTLRNDWSSTLPVNNNSFIYPSVTGSFVISELAGIKKQEWLDFAKVRLGWAQVGNDTDPYQLYPVFEAQQSFNSNPSYRLPGTLNNPDLKPEITSSVEAGLNVQLFKNRLGFDITYYNNNSRNQILPVPVSAAFGYDKKVLNAGKINNKGLEVTLNGTPVKSTNFEWNSTINWSRNRNKVVSLDRGVNTLELSNLLVTLVAQEGKPYGQIMGYDFVYAPDGQRVVQADGTYLKTSQLVPLGSVLPDYLFGFQNTFRYKKLRMGFLIDGRMGGSFFSQTYKVGMYSGVLDRTAANGIRETGTVVDGVKANVVFHPDGTYTVSNTSKNETRISALNWARNEYNGPTTFSVFDASYIKLREVTLGYNFDLKKTGTIRSVGLTLYGRNLWNIYTKSKYIDPEFTNSSGNVQGIEGGNIPVPVTYGLNVSVKF; encoded by the coding sequence ATGATTTTTTACCTAAACGTTAAACGTGGTGGAAACCACAGTATTAAACGAAAACTCATCATGCGGATCAACTTATCCATATTTTTCATCTTACTGGCCATGATACAGGTATCTGCCAGAGAGGTTTTCGCACAAAAAATTACGCTGGACAGAACCAACAGCAGTTTAAACCAGTTGATAAAAGATATCCGTTCGCAAAGCGGATACGATTTCTTTTATAACAATGCCGTTATTGTAAAAGCCAGACCGGTTTCTATCCATGTCAAAAATGTATCACTGGATGAAGCCCTGCAGAAATGCTTTGCCAACCAGTCCCTTACTTACCGGATCACTGACAAAATGGTGGTAATCATGGAAAAAGAAAACCATGAAGCTGCACCTGCCGTTCAGCAAAGTGTTACCGGAAAAGTGGTAGACAGCCTGGGCATGCCACTTCCTGGTGCCACCATCAGGGTTAAAGGCAGCAGCAGGGTTACCCTTACTGATGCTAAAGGGGTGTTTGTTTTAAAAGACATTGCCGATAATGCATTGCTGGAAATTTCTTACCTGGGTTTTGTAAGCCGCGAAATCAAAGCTTCTCCTAATATGGGCAACATTGTATTACGTGCTTCACAGTCGGGATTAAACGAGATCGTTGTAACAGCCATGGGCATTTCCAGAGAAAAGAAGGCATTGGGATATGCCGTGCAGGATGTAAAATCTGAAGAACTAACTACCCGTCCGACCAATGCACTGAGTGCCATTTCCGGAAAAGTTGCCGGTTTACAGGTCATCTCCTCTGGTGGAAATATGGGCGGTTCCACCCGTGTATTGCTGCGTGGTATCAATTCCATTATGGGCAATAACCAGCCCCTGTATGTAATTGACGGAACACCAATTGACAATTCAGACATCAATACTACCTCTACCATAGATGGAAGCGCCGGTAAGGATGTAGGAAACCTGATCCAGGACCTGAACCCGGATGATATAGAAAATATTTCTGTATTGAAAGGCCCATCTGCTGCTGCCATATACGGATCCAGGGCCGCAAATGGTGTAATCCTGGTAACCACTAAAAAAGGGAGCAAAAAAGAAAAATTCGACATTACCCTGAATACAGGTGTTGATTTGGAAAATGTTGTACGCTTGCCTGCCAGACAGCACCTGTATGGTCAGGGTTATGCCACAACCTTTGCCAAGGCCACAATTGCAGGTAAAGAATATAACATTGTAGATTATGCTTCGGATGAAAGCTGGGGTCCAAAACTGGACGGCACGCCGGTATTGCACTGGTATAACCTGGATCCTGAATATCCCGCCGATTACCTGAACCCGCAGCCATGGGTATACCCGGAACATGATGTGAACTACTTTTTCCGTACCGGAATAGCGAATACCAATAACATTGCCATTAGCGGGGCCAGCGACAAGACTACCTATCGCTTATCCTATACCAATAAAAATGTACGGGGCACCGTGCCAAATTCCAGTTTAGGCCGTAATGCCGTCAACTTTTCGGGTTCAACCCAACTGGGCATCGTAAATGTGTTCAGCAACCTGAATTACATTAAAAATACTTCGCTGGGCAGGCCATGGACCGGCGCTTCTAACCGGAACATTATGCTCGAGGCCTTCCAATGGGGTGGTGTGCAGGTAGATTATAAAAAACTAAGTGAATACAAAAGGCCATCAGATGGCACACCCCGCGCCTGGAACAGGAGCAGTTACCTGAATACACCTGCAGGCAAGGCTACCCGCTTTATCGATAATCCATACTGGTCGGCCTATGAAAGCTATCTGGAAGAGAATCGCGACAGGCTTTACGGAAACATCGGCTTTACAGTAGATGCCAATAACTGGCTTAAACTAACCGGTAAAGTACATGCCGACATCTATACTTTTGAGTACCAGGACCGCATAGCGGTATATTCACGTTCGCAATCGCAGTATCAGGAATACAATAACCACTTTAATGAATTTAACTATGAGTTTTTGGCTACAGCCAAAAAAAACTGGGATGATTTCTCATTGTCGGGAAATGTTGGCGGAAACATCAGGGACCAGAAACGCAGGGTAATTGACGGATTGACCCAGGGCGGACTCATTGTACCGCTGTTCTATAATCTTAAAAATGCACCTAACGTTTTGAACAACAATAATTTTTACCACAGACAGGTTTATTCGTTGTATGGCAGCTTCTCGGCCGGATGGAAAGGCATGCTGTACCTGGACGGAACTTTGCGCAACGACTGGTCTTCTACCCTTCCGGTGAACAACAATTCTTTCATTTACCCTTCTGTGACCGGAAGTTTTGTGATCAGCGAACTGGCAGGTATTAAAAAACAGGAATGGCTTGATTTTGCAAAAGTGCGCCTGGGCTGGGCACAGGTTGGTAATGATACCGATCCTTATCAGCTTTATCCGGTTTTTGAAGCACAGCAATCATTCAATTCCAATCCTTCTTACCGCCTTCCCGGCACCTTAAATAACCCTGACCTGAAACCGGAGATCACCTCTTCTGTAGAAGCCGGATTAAATGTACAGCTGTTTAAAAACCGCCTGGGTTTTGATATCACCTATTACAACAACAACAGCCGCAACCAGATCCTGCCGGTTCCGGTATCTGCAGCCTTTGGTTACGATAAAAAAGTACTCAATGCAGGTAAAATAAATAACAAAGGACTTGAAGTTACCTTAAATGGTACACCCGTTAAAAGCACTAATTTTGAGTGGAACAGTACCATCAACTGGTCGCGAAACAGAAATAAGGTAGTTTCGCTGGACAGGGGTGTAAATACCCTGGAACTGAGCAATCTGCTGGTAACCCTTGTGGCCCAGGAAGGCAAGCCTTACGGACAGATCATGGGTTACGATTTTGTATATGCCCCCGACGGACAGCGTGTGGTACAGGCAGATGGCACTTATCTTAAAACCTCGCAGCTGGTACCATTGGGCAGTGTACTGCCCGATTACCTGTTTGGTTTTCAAAATACCTTCCGCTATAAAAAATTGCGCATGGGCTTCCTGATCGATGGCCGGATGGGTGGCAGCTTCTTCTCCCAAACCTATAAAGTAGGGATGTATTCGGGAGTTTTAGACCGTACTGCTGCAAATGGCATCAGGGAAACCGGCACTGTTGTAGACGGAGTTAAGGCCAATGTGGTCTTCCATCCGGACGGGACTTATACTGTAAGCAATACCAGCAAAAATGAAACCCGTATTTCGGCTTTAAACTGGGCAAGAAATGAGTACAATGGCCCAACCACTTTTAGTGTGTTCGATGCCTCCTATATCAAATTAAGGGAAGTTACCTTGGGCTATAATTTCGACCTTAAAAAGACCGGGACCATTCGTTCTGTAGGGCTTACGCTATATGGAAGAAACCTTTGGAACATTTACACCAAAAGCAAATACATTGATCCGGAATTTACAAACAGCAGCGGTAATGTACAGGGTATCGAAGGTGGTAACATCCCGGTTCCGGTTACTTATGGTTTAAATGTAAGTGTTAAGTTTTAA
- a CDS encoding calcium:proton antiporter, producing MNKKIPLPLWTIIAPVIAWLAYFGVSLNLGIGYTFFLAAVLIAAVLAAVHHAEVVAHRVGEPFGTLLLALAITIIEVALIVSLMLTGGPDTAALARDTVLAAVMIILTGIIGLCLLVGGARFKEQVFSLPGVSAALVTLTAILVLTLILPNYTTSKAGPEYTSTQLVFVAIVCLVLYGAFVMVQTIRHRDFFLPPDADGNEETHAEPPTAKVALVSTFLLLLCLGIVVLLAKALAPDIENAVVNFGAPKSLVGVIIAAVVLLPEGLAAYRAAKKNRLQTSLNLALGSALASIGLTIPAVAMVSIVTGMTITLGIDMKATVLLLLAQFTIMLSLATGRTNILQGVVLLVIFMVYLFTIIAP from the coding sequence ATGAATAAAAAAATACCATTGCCTTTATGGACAATTATAGCCCCGGTAATCGCCTGGCTGGCTTATTTTGGGGTGTCGCTGAACCTGGGTATCGGTTATACTTTTTTTCTGGCAGCAGTGCTGATCGCTGCGGTGCTGGCTGCGGTACACCATGCAGAAGTGGTAGCACACCGGGTAGGGGAGCCGTTTGGTACGCTTTTGCTGGCATTGGCCATTACCATTATAGAGGTGGCTCTGATTGTTTCTTTGATGCTGACGGGTGGGCCCGATACGGCTGCCCTTGCAAGGGATACGGTGCTGGCTGCGGTAATGATCATTTTAACCGGTATTATTGGGCTTTGCCTGCTGGTAGGTGGGGCCAGGTTTAAAGAGCAGGTGTTTAGCCTGCCTGGTGTAAGTGCAGCATTGGTTACCCTTACGGCCATCCTGGTACTTACACTCATTCTGCCCAATTATACCACCAGTAAAGCAGGCCCTGAATATACTTCTACCCAGCTCGTTTTTGTGGCCATAGTATGTCTGGTGCTGTATGGTGCCTTTGTAATGGTACAGACCATCAGGCACCGCGATTTCTTTTTACCACCTGATGCAGACGGAAATGAAGAAACACATGCCGAACCACCTACCGCTAAAGTTGCTTTAGTGAGTACGTTTTTATTGTTGCTTTGTCTGGGTATTGTGGTGTTGCTGGCCAAAGCTTTAGCACCCGACATAGAAAATGCAGTTGTCAATTTTGGTGCGCCCAAGTCGTTGGTCGGTGTAATCATTGCTGCGGTGGTGTTATTGCCCGAAGGGCTTGCCGCTTACCGGGCGGCTAAAAAGAACCGTTTACAGACTAGTCTTAACCTGGCCCTGGGCTCTGCCCTGGCCAGTATCGGCTTAACCATACCTGCAGTAGCCATGGTATCTATAGTTACAGGCATGACCATCACCCTGGGGATTGACATGAAGGCTACCGTATTGTTATTGCTGGCACAGTTTACCATTATGCTCTCGCTGGCAACAGGCCGTACCAATATTTTACAGGGGGTAGTGCTGCTGGTGATATTTATGGTGTACCTCTTTACCATCATCGCCCCATAA
- a CDS encoding SusD/RagB family nutrient-binding outer membrane lipoprotein has product MNFFNKITAIALFSLTAFLSCSDDKLADINIDPNRPANVPTPTLILSAEKQIMDNIRNLDFSLNGAMLFAQYYSQNIYTDQSRYDVPRNYSDRYWADGFKALNNLNEIIKLNTNPATKGFASAGTVAGTNANQIAVCRVLKAFTFHSLSDVFGDIPYQSYAGKDPSFEALQQNPDNYTPKYASQEKIYTDLLQELDQAADTLWKYSTANTFGVSDVIYKGNNEHWARFANSLRLRLATRIRTKLPALSQQHFTDALAQGVFTSNLHTAAFKYSIAAPNEAPLFRATVTANRKDFAVSHILINSLKGELGPFTTVDPRLPVYALPNKNNQYIGQPYGLPLEAAGINEPTDISLPGALVNAADFSEVLQEYAEVAFLISEYQNWSDSEYKKGVVASLTRWGIAEPAAQTYANNLPAATKERVLTQKYFALYTQGLEAWSEIRRTGFPLFLVKPNDVVWTRVTPAGTSVYTFKPIFGNGIPKRLYYPVKEQSVNKTNYQQALASQGDDVITTALWWNK; this is encoded by the coding sequence ATGAATTTTTTTAACAAAATAACTGCCATTGCACTGTTCTCGCTTACTGCCTTTCTTTCCTGCAGTGACGATAAGCTGGCAGACATCAACATAGATCCGAACAGGCCAGCCAATGTGCCTACCCCAACACTGATCTTATCGGCCGAGAAACAGATCATGGACAACATCAGGAACCTTGATTTTTCTCTGAACGGTGCCATGCTGTTTGCACAGTATTACAGTCAGAACATTTACACAGACCAGAGCCGTTACGATGTACCGCGGAATTATTCTGACCGTTACTGGGCTGATGGATTTAAGGCCCTGAACAACCTCAACGAGATCATCAAGCTGAATACCAATCCGGCTACCAAAGGCTTTGCCTCGGCCGGAACGGTTGCCGGTACCAATGCCAACCAGATTGCGGTATGCAGGGTATTAAAAGCTTTTACATTTCATTCGCTAAGCGATGTGTTTGGCGACATCCCTTATCAGTCTTACGCCGGCAAGGATCCTTCTTTTGAAGCTTTGCAACAGAACCCTGATAATTATACCCCTAAATATGCCAGCCAGGAAAAGATCTATACCGATCTGCTCCAGGAACTGGACCAGGCTGCCGATACTTTATGGAAATATTCGACAGCCAATACTTTTGGTGTTTCGGATGTGATCTATAAAGGGAACAATGAACATTGGGCAAGGTTTGCCAACTCTTTGCGTCTGCGTTTGGCAACAAGGATCAGGACCAAATTACCGGCGCTTTCACAGCAGCATTTTACAGATGCGCTGGCGCAGGGCGTATTTACTTCAAACCTGCACACTGCTGCCTTTAAATACAGCATTGCCGCGCCAAATGAGGCCCCGCTTTTCAGGGCCACAGTTACGGCCAACCGCAAGGATTTTGCCGTATCACATATCCTCATCAATTCTTTAAAAGGAGAACTGGGGCCTTTTACAACTGTCGATCCGCGTTTACCGGTCTATGCACTGCCCAATAAGAACAACCAGTATATTGGCCAGCCTTATGGCCTGCCACTTGAAGCGGCGGGTATCAACGAGCCAACAGACATCAGCTTGCCCGGTGCTTTGGTAAATGCAGCCGATTTTAGCGAAGTGCTTCAGGAATATGCTGAAGTAGCTTTTTTAATTTCGGAATACCAGAACTGGAGCGACAGCGAGTACAAAAAGGGTGTTGTGGCTTCGTTGACACGCTGGGGCATAGCCGAACCGGCAGCACAAACCTATGCCAATAACCTGCCTGCTGCCACTAAAGAAAGGGTGCTTACCCAAAAATACTTTGCACTCTATACCCAGGGGCTTGAAGCCTGGTCGGAAATCCGCCGTACTGGTTTCCCTTTGTTCCTGGTAAAACCAAACGATGTGGTGTGGACCAGGGTAACGCCTGCAGGCACTTCAGTATATACATTTAAGCCTATTTTTGGCAACGGGATCCCTAAACGCCTTTATTATCCTGTAAAAGAACAAAGTGTAAATAAAACCAATTACCAGCAGGCACTGGCTTCGCAGGGCGATGATGTGATCACTACTGCACTTTGGTGGAACAAATAA
- a CDS encoding YceI family protein — protein MKKIFVLLAVLSTALFAFKAVAPSTWTADPAHSKLGFVITHLLITDVEGSFKNFESTITSSKPDFSDAVIELSADVNSVNTDNDKRDEHLRSADFFDAAKFPKLTFKSTSVKKVAGNKYKVNGNLTFHGVTKPITLDAVLRGVTTNPMSKKPTAGFKVSGTIKRSDFGFGAKFGNAMLSDEVTLNANTEFVQN, from the coding sequence ATGAAAAAAATATTCGTTTTGCTTGCAGTATTGAGTACTGCCCTTTTTGCTTTCAAAGCTGTTGCACCATCAACCTGGACGGCTGATCCGGCGCATTCTAAATTAGGCTTTGTGATTACCCACCTACTGATTACTGATGTAGAGGGATCTTTTAAAAACTTCGAATCAACCATCACTTCTTCAAAACCCGACTTTTCTGATGCAGTAATTGAATTGAGTGCGGATGTAAATTCGGTAAATACCGATAACGACAAAAGAGATGAGCACTTGAGAAGTGCCGATTTTTTTGATGCAGCTAAATTTCCTAAGCTGACCTTCAAAAGCACATCCGTAAAAAAAGTTGCCGGAAACAAATATAAAGTAAACGGGAACCTGACATTTCACGGGGTAACCAAACCGATTACTTTAGATGCGGTTTTAAGAGGGGTAACCACCAATCCAATGTCTAAAAAACCTACTGCAGGATTTAAAGTTAGCGGAACAATTAAAAGAAGCGATTTTGGATTTGGTGCCAAATTCGGTAATGCTATGCTTAGCGACGAGGTAACCTTAAACGCAAATACAGAATTTGTACAAAATTAA
- a CDS encoding adenylate kinase, producing MLNFVLFGPPGAGKGTQSEKLIEKYQLIHISTGDLFRAHIKNQSPLGQRVSALIAEGQLVPDEITIAMLEEEVDKNPGAKGFIFDGFPRTVPQAQALDEFLESKGSSIAGVIALDVDQEELTKRIAQRQLETGRVDDQADKLQKRIEEYFSKTIHVLPYYEAQQKLSKVNGIGKIDDIFADLSAVIDKY from the coding sequence ATGCTGAATTTTGTTCTCTTTGGCCCACCGGGTGCAGGCAAAGGCACCCAATCTGAAAAATTGATTGAAAAATATCAATTGATCCACATTTCTACAGGCGACCTTTTCAGGGCACACATTAAAAACCAGAGTCCGCTTGGACAAAGGGTAAGTGCTTTGATTGCTGAAGGACAACTGGTTCCTGATGAAATTACCATCGCTATGCTGGAAGAAGAAGTGGACAAAAATCCTGGAGCCAAGGGATTTATATTTGATGGTTTCCCGCGCACGGTGCCACAGGCACAGGCCCTGGATGAATTTCTGGAAAGCAAAGGCAGTTCAATTGCCGGTGTAATTGCATTGGATGTAGACCAGGAAGAACTGACCAAACGCATCGCACAACGTCAGCTGGAAACGGGTCGTGTAGATGACCAGGCCGATAAACTGCAAAAACGTATAGAAGAATATTTTAGCAAAACCATCCATGTTTTGCCCTACTATGAAGCACAGCAGAAACTGAGCAAGGTAAACGGCATCGGCAAGATCGATGATATCTTTGCTGATTTAAGTGCGGTAATAGATAAATACTAG
- the obgE gene encoding GTPase ObgE: MSQGSNFVDYVKICCRSGKGGAGSAHLHRDIRTATGGPDGGDGGRGGHIILRGNSQFWTLLHLKYRKHIIAPDGLPGSSGTSTGKSGKDEILDVPLGTIAKDAETGHTIFEITEDGETKILTPGGRGGLGNWHFKTPTLQTPRFAQPGEAGKEEWIVLELKVLADVGLVGFPNAGKSTLLSVLSAAKPEIADYPFTTLVPNLGIVSYRDSKSFVMADIPGIIEGASKGKGLGYRFLRHIERNSVLLFMVPADTHRSIAEEYEILKSELKDYNAELMQKPHLLAITKSDMLDEELMEEMKKELPKNIPSIFISSVAQKGLVQLKDMLWESINSEYALQ; the protein is encoded by the coding sequence ATGTCGCAGGGTTCAAATTTTGTAGATTATGTTAAAATATGCTGCCGTTCCGGTAAAGGGGGGGCAGGTTCTGCACATTTGCATCGTGATATACGTACGGCAACCGGTGGCCCGGACGGGGGAGATGGCGGTCGTGGCGGGCACATTATCTTGCGGGGCAACTCGCAGTTCTGGACGCTGCTGCATTTAAAATACCGCAAACACATCATCGCACCCGATGGTTTGCCAGGATCAAGTGGTACTTCTACCGGTAAATCGGGTAAAGATGAGATCCTGGATGTACCCCTGGGTACCATCGCTAAAGATGCCGAGACCGGCCATACGATATTTGAAATTACCGAAGATGGGGAAACAAAGATCCTTACCCCGGGTGGGCGTGGCGGCCTGGGCAACTGGCATTTCAAAACACCTACCTTGCAAACTCCCCGTTTTGCCCAGCCAGGCGAAGCGGGTAAGGAAGAGTGGATTGTGCTGGAGCTTAAAGTACTGGCAGATGTAGGACTGGTAGGCTTCCCGAATGCTGGTAAATCTACTTTGTTGTCTGTACTTTCTGCAGCTAAGCCCGAAATTGCTGATTATCCTTTTACCACATTGGTGCCAAACCTGGGCATAGTATCTTACCGCGACAGCAAATCTTTTGTAATGGCCGATATTCCGGGTATTATAGAAGGTGCTTCCAAAGGGAAGGGCTTAGGATATCGTTTTTTACGACACATAGAACGGAATTCGGTATTGCTGTTCATGGTACCTGCCGATACGCACAGAAGCATTGCCGAAGAATACGAGATCTTAAAGTCAGAGCTTAAAGACTACAATGCTGAACTGATGCAGAAACCACACCTGCTGGCCATCACCAAATCTGATATGCTGGATGAGGAGCTGATGGAAGAGATGAAAAAGGAGCTGCCAAAAAATATCCCTTCCATATTTATATCTTCTGTTGCACAAAAGGGACTTGTTCAATTGAAAGACATGCTTTGGGAAAGTATCAACTCAGAATACGCGTTACAATGA
- a CDS encoding RNA polymerase sigma factor, with translation MSGYNSISDHELIAQLKRGNRDAFTEIYDRYFWQLHAHAYKWMRNREETRDIIHELFLTLWEKRETLSFEHGLLSYLSAAVRNRIFNLLAHKRIESKYLSSLDDFINEGICITDHLIREKQLTSLIENEISGMPAKMREVFELSRKENLSHKEIAEQLDISELTVRKHVQHALKILRFKLGFYLLMTVLTAF, from the coding sequence ATGTCAGGATACAACAGTATAAGTGATCACGAACTAATTGCCCAGCTAAAAAGGGGCAACCGCGATGCTTTTACTGAAATATATGACAGGTATTTCTGGCAGCTTCACGCGCATGCTTACAAATGGATGCGGAACCGTGAAGAAACCAGGGACATTATCCACGAACTCTTTTTAACGCTTTGGGAAAAACGAGAAACCTTATCTTTTGAGCATGGTCTGCTCAGTTACCTTTCGGCCGCTGTAAGGAACCGCATTTTTAATTTACTGGCACATAAACGTATAGAATCAAAATATCTCAGCTCGCTTGATGATTTCATCAATGAAGGGATCTGCATCACCGATCACCTGATCAGGGAGAAACAACTTACCTCACTCATTGAAAATGAAATTTCCGGTATGCCGGCCAAAATGCGCGAGGTATTTGAACTGAGCCGGAAAGAGAATTTAAGCCATAAAGAAATTGCGGAACAACTGGATATTTCAGAACTCACCGTTCGCAAACATGTGCAGCACGCCTTGAAGATCCTGCGTTTCAAACTGGGCTTTTATCTTCTTATGACTGTTTTAACTGCCTTCTGA
- a CDS encoding TlpA disulfide reductase family protein, with protein MKKIVISLFCLLPLLATAQQSKPDERGYIVKVGDKAPDDFKLVLHTGETTSLSKLKGKVVVLQFTASWCVVCREEMPHLEQQVWQAYKNKGLMLIGVDRDEPLKVVQKFAKDMKISYPLALDPGAAIFGRFADKKSGVTRNVVIDQQGKIVYLTRLYDEQEFKGMLAAIDKLMK; from the coding sequence ATGAAAAAAATAGTAATTTCCCTTTTTTGCCTGTTGCCCTTACTGGCAACCGCTCAGCAAAGTAAACCCGATGAACGCGGCTATATTGTAAAGGTGGGCGACAAGGCGCCCGACGATTTTAAGCTGGTATTGCATACCGGCGAAACCACTAGCCTTTCCAAATTAAAGGGCAAGGTGGTTGTACTGCAATTTACCGCCAGCTGGTGTGTGGTATGCCGGGAAGAAATGCCCCACCTGGAGCAGCAGGTATGGCAGGCCTATAAAAATAAAGGGCTGATGCTGATTGGTGTTGACCGTGATGAACCGCTGAAAGTGGTACAGAAATTTGCGAAAGACATGAAAATCAGCTACCCCCTGGCACTGGACCCGGGCGCAGCTATTTTTGGCCGCTTTGCAGATAAAAAGAGTGGGGTAACCCGTAATGTGGTGATAGACCAGCAGGGTAAGATTGTTTACCTGACCCGTTTATATGATGAACAGGAGTTTAAAGGTATGCTTGCCGCCATTGATAAGTTAATGAAGTAA